A genomic segment from Fusobacterium sp. encodes:
- a CDS encoding LPD25 domain-containing protein, whose protein sequence is MENKPLTKPLDKLQVIFHWSENDFGLAEETSLRGEKAYNFIKQLMDYDKEKNKERETNEKSGYDKTKISLYYGGECIKEKIRIDLGDLEFGKDTQKVSDGLEYRLMLYVKDVRDNAHEYSEMSEVLYGEKMKDFRERENKYLKSKDQEVEKEKASGKKNPWAKPKNKDKESENER, encoded by the coding sequence TTGGAGAATAAACCTTTAACAAAGCCACTAGATAAACTACAGGTAATTTTCCATTGGTCTGAAAATGACTTTGGATTAGCTGAAGAAACATCATTAAGGGGCGAAAAAGCCTATAATTTTATCAAACAGTTAATGGACTATGACAAAGAGAAAAATAAAGAAAGAGAAACAAATGAGAAATCAGGATATGATAAAACTAAAATCAGTCTTTATTATGGTGGAGAATGTATAAAAGAAAAAATCAGAATAGATCTGGGAGATTTGGAATTTGGAAAAGATACTCAAAAAGTTTCAGATGGACTGGAATATAGATTAATGCTGTATGTAAAAGATGTAAGAGATAATGCTCATGAATATTCAGAAATGTCAGAAGTCCTATATGGAGAGAAAATGAAAGACTTCAGAGAAAGAGAAAATAAATACTTGAAGAGTAAGGATCAGGAAGTAGAAAAAGAAAAAGCTTCAGGAAAGAAAAATCCCTGGGCAAAACCTAAAAATAAGGATAAAGAATCAGAAAATGAGAGATAA
- a CDS encoding zincin-like metallopeptidase domain-containing protein, with protein sequence MIAASMCPIKEVGQEQAYYSPSKDEIVLPLRESFKDSESFLSTALHEMIHSTGHESRLNRDKGHMFGSPEYAKEELIAELGSVFLQGDLGIKLEGEHFQDHSNYLKSWIGALKEDYHELFRACIEAEKIGE encoded by the coding sequence ATGATAGCTGCTTCTATGTGTCCAATAAAAGAAGTTGGACAAGAACAAGCATACTACAGTCCATCAAAAGATGAAATAGTTTTACCATTAAGGGAAAGTTTTAAAGATTCTGAATCTTTTTTATCTACAGCACTTCATGAAATGATCCATAGTACAGGGCATGAAAGCAGACTTAATCGAGATAAGGGACATATGTTTGGAAGCCCTGAATATGCAAAAGAAGAGCTTATAGCAGAATTAGGATCAGTATTTCTACAAGGAGATTTGGGAATAAAATTAGAAGGAGAACATTTTCAGGATCACAGCAATTATTTAAAAAGTTGGATAGGGGCATTAAAAGAAGATTACCACGAGCTTTTCAGAGCTTGTATAGAGGCTGAAAAAATTGGAGAATAA
- a CDS encoding ArdC family protein: protein MEKNKKSAFEIVMEDRKEIVDELIKSMEQGYVATRKLWDKMAVRPQNPVSEVYYKGGNRFRLSMAAVKNGYKDPRWLRTR, encoded by the coding sequence ATGGAAAAAAATAAAAAGTCCGCTTTTGAAATAGTAATGGAGGACAGAAAAGAAATTGTAGATGAACTTATAAAAAGTATGGAACAAGGGTATGTAGCAACTAGAAAGTTGTGGGATAAAATGGCAGTACGCCCACAAAATCCAGTTTCAGAAGTTTATTATAAAGGTGGAAATAGATTTAGGCTTAGTATGGCAGCAGTTAAAAATGGATATAAAGATCCAAGATGGCTGAGAACTAGATAA